In Papaver somniferum cultivar HN1 chromosome 1, ASM357369v1, whole genome shotgun sequence, a genomic segment contains:
- the LOC113343679 gene encoding uncharacterized protein LOC113343679 → MLPVIAGFQLHGIAALHFSKKSTFFELHVDFLSAGGCSSSTFSDVDNNSELIRAYRDSYETDGKEIVKPLLSDGWENVFDDPNKFFRGGVDVVRLACQKYCLKTGYRVTKVKNDRERFTMKSSKVPCTWMIHAVAIDSTCDVFRIKKYVGRHTCGDGVKLRSPKVSKKLVHNLIHDRVMHNPLIKPREIQDYIKVGAGVNIKYHHAYHGLERSHHEIFGNDVKSYSDLVWWVNSLKETNPSSYVDFQFNHATQTFERLFIAIGACIEGYRLCRPIIFVDATFLTGRFRGTLMAATYLNGNQGFYPLAFALVPGEDVDNWDWFMCNLSNIVDDRPITFMSDRHEGLLRAVPKHFPTLHHGYCYYHLQGNLPIRKSDEKYKEVMACFKKATYALTPARYEETLMEMELMGRPGAAEYCRNMPREHWSSAFFIGCIFGQTTSSVAESFNNRIRKDKRLPACALVDMIRLRVMELMYERRKMSLLMDPEKLTPTYEALLKEHIQIGRVWNVTQSSAYEYEIHSPRSHTVDLLNKTCTCQR, encoded by the exons ATGT TGCCTGTGATTGCTGGCTTTCAACTTCATGGTATCGCTGCCTTGCATTTTTCAAAGAAATCGACGTTCTTTGAGCTGCATGTGGATTTTCTTTCAGCTGGTGGATGTAGTTCCTCTACATTCAGCGACGTCGACAACAATTCAGAACTGATTAGGGCATATAGAGATAGTTATGAAActgatggaaaagaaattgttaaACCTCTTCTGTCCGATGGGTGGGAGAATGTTTTTGATGATCCGAACAAGTTTTttcgtggtggtgttgatgttgttCGGTTGGCCTGTCAAAAGTATTGTTTGAAGACTGGGTATCGCGTAACAAAGGTGAAGAATGATCGTGAAAGGTTCACAATGAAATCCAGTAAAGTCCCATGCACTTGGATGATCCATGCAGTTGCTATTGATTCTACTTGTGATGTTTTTAGGATAAAAAAGTATGTTGGGAGGCACACTTGTGGAGATGGTGTGAAGTTGAGAAGTCCTAAAGTATCAAAGAAGCTGGTACACAACCTTATTCATGATCGTGTGATGCACAACCCACTTATCAAGCCTCGCGAAATTCAAGATTATATAAAAGTTGGTGCTGGTGTTAATATCAAATATCACCATGCATATCATGGTTTGGAACGGTCACACCATGAAATTTTTGGGAATGATGTAAAGTCTTACTCTGATCTGGTTTGgtgggtgaattcattgaaagAAACAAATCCTAGCTCTTATGTGGATTTTCAGTTTAACCATGCAACTCAGACATTTGAAAGGTTATTCATTGCAATAGGCGCTTGTATTGAAGGTTATAGACTTTGTCGaccaataatttttgttgatgcaacTTTTCTGACCGGGAGATTTAGAGGTACCCTTATGGCTGCTACTTATCTGAATGGGAATCAAG GTTTTTATCCGCTAGCCTTTGCATTGGTCCCAGGAGAGGATGTTGACAATTGGGATTGGTTTATGTGCAATCTTAGCAACATTGTTGATGACCGTCCTATCACCTTTATGTCTGATCGTCATGAAGGATTGTTGAGGGCTGTTCCTAAACACTTTCCTACTTTACATCATGGCTATTGTTACTACCACTTGCAAGGAAACTTACCAATCAGGAAATCAGACGAGAAGTACAAAGAAGTTATGGCTTGTTTCAAAAAAGCAACTTATGCTCTCACACCAGCAAGATATGAAGAAACACTAATGGAAATGGAGTTAATGGGAAGGCCTGGGGCTGCTGAGTATTGCCGAAATATGCCTAGGGAACATTGGTCCAGCGCGTTCTTCATTGGTTGTATATTTGGTCAGACTACATCAAGCGTTGCTGAGTCCTTCAATAATAGGATTCGGAAAGACAAGAGGTTGCCTGCCTGCGCCCTCGTTGACATGATCAg GTTACGCGTTATGGAGTTGATGTATGAACGTCGCAAAATGAGTCTTTTGATGGACCCAGAGAAGCTCACTCCTACCTACGAGGCGTTACTTaaagaacatattcaaattggtCGAGTTTGGAATGTTACTCAATCATCTGCGTATGAGTATGAGATTCATTCGCCTAG gtcTCACACTGTTGATCTGCTGAACAAGACTTGCACCTGCCAAAGATGA